A single Chloroflexota bacterium DNA region contains:
- a CDS encoding GMC family oxidoreductase N-terminal domain-containing protein: protein MTHFLTDPQFETLKALCDTLLPSLDPPPGADENVAAYFKRSAADLDIARRLAATLRDYATPESQKQFRQLLDLLNAPLSAGPLTGHFRRFADLPFEAREKVLQSWAVSPIGLLRQGFQGVKRLAHSLYFSVLDENGSNPNWAAIHYPGPPPGFGASNKPKPIQPRPVTQDTTLNCDVVIVGSGAGGGVVAGVLAQAGHHVIVLEKGGYHAETDFTGREYEAFERMYEKAGNLTTEDIGLVVLAGSTLGGGATINWAASFRTPDYVLDEWETQYHLTGFTGPEFQQALDIVCAREHVDTDESQPNPQNQALFDGCQKLGYHVGPIPRNVNGCGSPPACGWCGFGCPTGAKQSVLKTWLQDAADAGAEIVTDCHADKVLTENGKAVGVAATVGKFSLTVKARIVVAAAGAIHSPALLLRSSIPNPNIGLNLRLHPTTAIRGEFESLVETWRGVMMSVYSDQLGNQDGEHYGVKIETPPAHPGLLGFALPWLSARHYKTLMSRLANQAAFIVLTRDKGSGRVTVDSSGRPRLRYHLSSLDAKHLQAGIEAGLRIAAAAGAVEIGTLHSGLPEFRPNGDSDALENYLRRVRGAGTTLNKLGLFSAHQMGTCRMGGERAYSVVDHTGQSWEAPNLFVADASAFPTSSGVNPMITIQAIAYRTAQYIKTRL from the coding sequence ATGACTCACTTCCTCACCGACCCGCAATTTGAAACGCTCAAGGCGCTGTGCGACACGCTTCTGCCGTCGCTCGACCCGCCGCCCGGAGCCGACGAAAACGTGGCCGCCTATTTCAAACGCTCCGCCGCCGACCTCGACATCGCCCGCCGCCTCGCCGCCACCCTCCGCGATTATGCCACGCCCGAATCGCAAAAGCAATTCAGGCAGCTGCTCGATCTGCTCAACGCGCCCCTCAGCGCCGGCCCCCTCACCGGCCACTTCCGCCGCTTCGCCGATTTGCCGTTCGAAGCCCGCGAAAAAGTTTTGCAAAGCTGGGCCGTCTCGCCCATCGGTTTGCTCCGGCAAGGTTTTCAAGGAGTCAAACGACTCGCGCACAGCTTGTACTTCTCGGTGCTGGACGAAAACGGCAGCAACCCTAACTGGGCCGCCATCCACTACCCCGGGCCGCCTCCGGGCTTCGGCGCCTCAAACAAACCAAAGCCCATCCAACCGCGCCCCGTCACTCAAGATACAACGCTCAACTGCGACGTAGTCATCGTCGGCTCGGGCGCGGGCGGCGGGGTGGTCGCCGGCGTGCTGGCGCAGGCCGGGCATCACGTCATCGTCCTGGAGAAGGGCGGCTACCACGCCGAGACTGACTTCACCGGGCGCGAGTACGAAGCCTTCGAGCGCATGTACGAGAAGGCCGGCAACCTGACCACCGAAGACATCGGACTGGTGGTGCTGGCCGGTTCAACCCTGGGTGGCGGCGCCACCATCAACTGGGCCGCGTCGTTCCGCACGCCTGATTACGTTCTCGACGAATGGGAAACCCAATATCACCTCACCGGTTTCACCGGCCCCGAATTTCAACAGGCGCTCGACATTGTGTGCGCTCGCGAACACGTGGACACAGACGAGTCGCAGCCCAACCCGCAGAACCAGGCGCTCTTCGACGGCTGCCAAAAACTTGGCTATCACGTCGGCCCGATCCCGCGCAACGTGAACGGTTGCGGCTCGCCTCCGGCGTGCGGCTGGTGCGGCTTCGGTTGCCCCACCGGGGCCAAGCAAAGCGTGTTGAAGACGTGGTTGCAGGATGCGGCGGACGCGGGCGCAGAGATCGTGACGGACTGCCACGCTGATAAAGTGCTGACCGAAAACGGCAAAGCCGTCGGGGTCGCCGCCACAGTCGGGAAATTTTCGCTCACCGTCAAGGCCAGAATCGTCGTCGCCGCCGCCGGCGCGATTCATTCGCCGGCCTTGTTGTTGAGAAGCAGTATCCCGAATCCAAACATCGGCCTCAACCTGCGGCTTCACCCGACGACAGCTATTCGCGGCGAGTTCGAGTCGCTGGTTGAAACGTGGCGCGGGGTGATGATGAGCGTTTATTCAGACCAGTTGGGGAATCAAGACGGCGAACACTACGGAGTCAAAATCGAGACGCCGCCGGCGCACCCCGGCCTGCTGGGTTTTGCCCTGCCCTGGCTGTCGGCCCGCCACTACAAAACGCTCATGTCGCGACTGGCGAACCAGGCGGCCTTCATCGTCCTCACCCGCGACAAAGGCAGTGGCCGCGTCACCGTAGATTCCAGCGGCAGGCCGCGGCTGCGCTATCATCTTTCGTCCCTTGATGCCAAACATCTACAAGCCGGAATCGAGGCCGGGCTGAGGATCGCCGCCGCCGCAGGCGCAGTTGAAATCGGCACTCTGCACTCCGGCCTGCCCGAGTTCCGGCCCAACGGCGACTCGGATGCGCTCGAAAATTATTTGCGGCGCGTCAGGGGAGCCGGGACAACCCTCAACAAGCTTGGCCTGTTCTCGGCTCACCAAATGGGCACTTGCCGGATGGGCGGCGAGCGCGCCTACTCGGTGGTTGACCACACCGGCCAGAGTTGGGAAGCGCCCAACCTCTTCGTGGCCGACGCCAGCGCCTTTCCCACCTCGTCCGGCGTCAACCCGATGATCACCATTCAGGCCATTGCTTACAGGACAGCGCAATACATCAAAACCCGTTTGTAG
- a CDS encoding cation transporter, translated as MAVTEIHTGHQHGQADAAMTSAEGIRALKISLAGLLATAIFQGVIAVAGGSAGLLADTIHNFADAFTAVPLWIAFSLARRAANRRFTYGYGRAEDLAGLVVLLFVIFSAAAAGYESYRKLINPERPTLIGWSIVAAVVGMIGNEMVARYKIRVGKKIGSASLVAEGHHSRIDSLTSLAAGAGLVGVLLGFPLADPIAGFIITFAILGILLEVGREILSRLMDAMEPETIDKIERIAASVKGVQEVHDVRARWLGHNITVELHICIDGGKSLVEAHAICEEARHELLEHVPRLSEVIVHADPVESFPNEHHPERHHHGN; from the coding sequence ATGGCGGTAACTGAAATTCACACAGGACATCAGCACGGCCAGGCCGACGCGGCCATGACTTCGGCGGAAGGGATTCGGGCGCTGAAAATTTCGCTGGCCGGTTTGCTGGCGACGGCCATCTTTCAAGGGGTCATCGCCGTTGCCGGGGGAAGCGCCGGCCTGCTGGCCGACACCATCCACAACTTCGCCGACGCCTTCACCGCCGTGCCGCTGTGGATCGCCTTCTCGCTGGCGCGGCGGGCGGCGAATAGGCGCTTCACTTACGGTTACGGTCGGGCCGAAGATTTGGCTGGCCTCGTCGTGTTGTTATTTGTTATTTTCAGCGCCGCCGCCGCCGGCTACGAGTCGTATCGCAAATTGATCAACCCGGAGAGGCCGACGCTGATCGGCTGGAGCATTGTGGCGGCGGTGGTGGGGATGATTGGCAATGAGATGGTGGCCCGTTACAAAATCAGAGTGGGCAAAAAGATTGGCAGTGCCTCGTTGGTGGCCGAGGGCCATCACTCGCGGATTGACAGCCTGACATCGCTGGCCGCCGGGGCCGGGCTGGTCGGCGTTCTTCTCGGCTTCCCGCTGGCCGACCCGATTGCGGGCTTCATTATCACCTTTGCTATTCTCGGAATTTTGCTCGAAGTGGGGCGCGAGATTTTGAGCCGCCTGATGGATGCGATGGAGCCGGAGACGATTGACAAGATCGAACGCATCGCGGCGAGCGTGAAGGGCGTTCAGGAGGTGCACGACGTTCGCGCCCGCTGGCTGGGCCACAACATCACGGTTGAATTACATATCTGTATTGACGGCGGCAAGTCGCTGGTTGAGGCGCACGCGATTTGCGAAGAAGCGCGGCACGAACTGTTGGAACACGTGCCGCGACTCTCAGAGGTGATCGTTCACGCCGACCCGGTGGAGAGCTTTCCGAATGAGCATCACCCGGAGAGGCATCATCACGGCAATTGA
- a CDS encoding SAM-dependent DNA methyltransferase, with protein sequence MPQVTEWEFTADIASRINLLLREHGNLPFSEVRAEARAKGSVKRRDLTLYDRNGKPVLTGEVKMPDNPEGRTPFQQGVVEDAHRKADAIGVNYNFTWNINRFVLWNTFEHGKPITERAVEQYNVLPSPIRNSDETQHPRVQSQIDAFLLEFLARFAALLSGERPMLLLPLDEKFIFVYEASLEQPVAQTLAALNHYYERNRDVRRELDRWMRDEQGWVLSNEEGILRDNLERAAKFSCYVLANKIVFYKALRRRFAKLRALRMPKSVTTGIELGKHLAELFRQAIEVTGDYETVFKGNFGDSLPYLSDEAVDSWRELSEQTDAFDFTQINHEFIGQIFERLLSTEERHKYGQHYTRSEVVDLINTFCIRKPEARVLDPACGGGTFLVRAYARKRALSNGQLHHRDLIRQLYGFDVSAYPVHLTTINLVTRDLIDEANYPLVARRDFFKVRRNDTPFNVPFGSNGGQITMEAMGKVDAVVGNPPYVRQEKITEYYGSEYKRHLQDEIAKKEAPGAALSGRSDIHVYFFPHAASFLEDGGYLGLLTSSTWLDTGYGFRLQKYLLDNFEIIAIFESASEPWFTGARVTTAATILRKQADPAKRAANIVHFVKIQRELSDILNGNEDDDSRRRFLEQLRDHVEGLTTNETTENWRIRCVQQGELYKLGQLAIEMSDDEEDENGENGANQHTLKEEPAEYHAHPDDYVGYKWGIFLRAPEIFFKLRDRAKGRLTPLGEICRIKYGLKSGADDFFYPEDITDEELARLAEAGEFKKIYGITPTETKKLRVVRAGDGSAHLIEAKYLQPEVHSIMELNAVKVLPELLNRCVLLVDDPKRKLKSTYTLRYIGWGEREGYDQTKTVQGRVQSGRLWYDVTSKERAPVLWSKAHQYRHLAFLNPQDLISNCRMYDLFPNQGIKPEILCAVLNSTVVALTKSLFGRYVGREGSLDTEVLDAKMMLVPDPEQAHPLTIKRLRSALNAISKRDIVTLVDVDGTGDEWSGELAQEDRQELDDAVLELLGIASARERKALRAELYGEMTKLYREIRTTEKKMQKFRAASARRGRPSPGSLAEEIWETFNEKPVAKTLADFVPSKAKTETATLPQGKAKSTSNDMFNPHALQFGGQFIPLGSLERVEFALQLSEDGINGQVAIPVDSKICEKALREYRKYANNLSDVFTNAAAGYTADEQMQERVVKELWKLAGRK encoded by the coding sequence ATGCCACAAGTCACCGAATGGGAATTTACTGCCGACATCGCTTCACGCATCAATCTGCTTCTGCGCGAACATGGCAATTTGCCATTTTCAGAAGTGCGGGCTGAAGCAAGGGCCAAAGGCAGTGTCAAACGCCGCGATTTGACTCTCTACGACAGGAATGGCAAGCCAGTGCTCACGGGCGAAGTCAAGATGCCCGACAATCCCGAGGGGCGGACGCCATTTCAACAGGGCGTGGTCGAGGACGCTCACCGAAAAGCCGATGCCATCGGCGTAAATTACAACTTCACCTGGAACATTAACCGCTTTGTGTTGTGGAATACTTTTGAACATGGCAAGCCCATTACCGAAAGGGCAGTCGAACAGTACAACGTTCTGCCATCGCCCATTCGCAACAGTGATGAAACGCAACACCCTCGTGTGCAATCGCAGATAGACGCTTTCCTGCTTGAATTTCTGGCGCGGTTCGCCGCCTTGCTCTCTGGCGAACGGCCCATGTTGTTGTTGCCGCTGGACGAGAAGTTTATCTTTGTCTATGAGGCCAGCCTTGAACAGCCTGTCGCCCAGACCCTTGCCGCCCTCAATCACTATTATGAGCGCAACCGCGATGTCCGCCGCGAACTCGACAGGTGGATGCGCGACGAGCAGGGCTGGGTGCTATCGAACGAAGAAGGCATTTTGCGCGACAATCTGGAACGCGCCGCCAAGTTCAGTTGTTACGTGCTGGCAAACAAGATCGTTTTCTACAAGGCCCTCCGCCGCCGCTTTGCCAAACTGCGCGCGTTACGGATGCCGAAGTCGGTTACCACCGGTATTGAACTTGGCAAGCATCTGGCCGAGCTATTCCGGCAAGCCATTGAGGTCACTGGCGACTACGAGACGGTTTTCAAAGGCAACTTTGGCGACAGTTTGCCCTATCTCAGCGACGAGGCTGTGGATAGCTGGCGCGAGTTGAGTGAGCAGACCGACGCCTTTGACTTCACTCAAATCAATCATGAATTTATCGGCCAGATATTTGAGCGCCTGCTCTCGACTGAAGAACGCCATAAATACGGCCAACACTACACCCGAAGCGAAGTGGTGGATTTGATCAACACCTTCTGCATCCGTAAGCCGGAAGCGCGAGTGTTGGATCCGGCTTGTGGCGGCGGCACATTCCTTGTTCGCGCCTACGCTCGTAAGCGAGCTTTGTCCAATGGTCAACTTCATCACCGCGATCTTATTCGCCAGTTATATGGCTTCGACGTTTCGGCTTACCCTGTCCATCTGACCACAATCAACCTTGTTACTCGCGATTTGATTGACGAGGCCAATTATCCGCTCGTCGCCCGCCGCGACTTCTTCAAAGTCCGCCGCAACGACACACCCTTCAATGTTCCGTTCGGAAGCAACGGCGGACAGATTACCATGGAGGCCATGGGCAAAGTGGATGCGGTGGTTGGCAACCCGCCTTACGTGCGACAGGAGAAGATCACCGAGTATTACGGCTCCGAATACAAGCGACACCTGCAAGACGAGATCGCCAAAAAAGAAGCGCCCGGCGCGGCGTTGTCGGGGCGCTCTGACATCCACGTTTATTTTTTTCCGCATGCGGCTTCATTTCTCGAAGACGGCGGCTACCTCGGCCTGCTCACCAGTTCCACCTGGCTCGACACGGGTTATGGTTTCCGCTTGCAAAAGTATTTGCTCGACAACTTTGAGATCATCGCCATCTTCGAGTCGGCCAGTGAACCCTGGTTCACCGGGGCCAGGGTCACCACGGCGGCCACCATCCTTCGCAAACAGGCCGACCCGGCCAAACGCGCCGCCAACATCGTTCACTTCGTCAAAATCCAGCGTGAACTCTCCGACATTCTCAACGGCAACGAGGATGACGACTCTCGCCGCCGCTTTCTTGAGCAGTTGCGGGATCATGTTGAAGGGTTAACGACTAACGAGACGACCGAGAATTGGCGCATTCGCTGTGTTCAACAGGGCGAACTTTACAAGCTGGGGCAGTTGGCAATTGAGATGAGCGACGACGAGGAAGATGAAAACGGCGAGAACGGGGCCAACCAACATACGCTGAAGGAGGAGCCAGCCGAGTATCACGCTCACCCTGACGATTACGTTGGCTACAAGTGGGGCATCTTCCTGCGCGCGCCGGAAATTTTCTTCAAATTGCGCGACCGGGCGAAGGGGAGGCTGACGCCGCTAGGAGAGATTTGTCGTATTAAGTACGGACTCAAGAGTGGTGCCGATGATTTCTTTTATCCAGAAGACATCACAGACGAAGAGTTGGCGAGACTAGCCGAGGCAGGCGAATTCAAGAAAATCTATGGAATTACGCCAACCGAAACAAAAAAGTTGCGCGTTGTGCGTGCAGGTGACGGATCGGCGCATCTCATAGAAGCAAAGTATCTTCAGCCAGAAGTCCATAGCATCATGGAGCTTAATGCCGTAAAAGTCTTGCCGGAATTGCTGAATCGTTGCGTGCTTCTTGTAGACGATCCCAAGCGCAAGCTCAAAAGCACTTATACCCTTCGATACATTGGGTGGGGAGAACGAGAAGGTTACGATCAGACAAAAACCGTGCAGGGGCGCGTGCAATCGGGGCGCTTGTGGTACGACGTTACGTCAAAAGAACGAGCGCCGGTTCTCTGGTCAAAGGCGCATCAATATCGTCATCTGGCTTTCCTGAATCCCCAAGACTTGATTTCAAACTGCAGGATGTATGATTTGTTCCCCAATCAAGGAATCAAGCCCGAAATCTTGTGCGCGGTTCTTAACTCAACAGTAGTTGCTCTCACAAAAAGTTTGTTTGGCAGATACGTAGGGCGCGAAGGCAGTTTGGATACCGAAGTTCTCGACGCCAAAATGATGCTTGTCCCTGATCCAGAACAGGCCCATCCGTTGACTATCAAACGTCTTCGTTCTGCGCTAAACGCAATCAGCAAACGCGATATTGTGACTCTGGTTGATGTAGACGGCACAGGCGATGAGTGGTCAGGTGAACTTGCCCAGGAGGATCGGCAAGAACTGGACGACGCGGTGCTGGAACTGCTGGGCATTGCCAGCGCAAGAGAGCGCAAAGCCTTGCGCGCCGAACTGTACGGGGAGATGACAAAGCTCTACCGCGAAATCCGCACTACCGAAAAGAAGATGCAAAAATTCCGAGCGGCTTCCGCCCGGCGCGGGCGGCCCTCACCGGGATCACTGGCTGAAGAAATTTGGGAGACGTTCAACGAAAAGCCGGTAGCGAAGACACTGGCCGACTTCGTTCCGTCGAAGGCCAAGACTGAAACGGCGACTTTGCCTCAAGGCAAAGCCAAGTCAACGTCGAATGATATGTTCAACCCTCACGCGCTGCAGTTTGGCGGGCAGTTTATTCCGTTGGGATCACTGGAGCGGGTGGAGTTTGCTCTGCAACTATCGGAAGATGGAATCAACGGACAGGTGGCGATCCCGGTTGATTCGAAGATATGCGAAAAAGCTTTGCGGGAATACCGCAAATACGCGAACAACCTCTCAGATGTTTTCACCAACGCGGCGGCGGGTTATACTGCGGATGAACAGATGCAGGAGCGGGTGGTGAAGGAACTTTGGAAGTTGGCAGGGCGCAAATAA
- a CDS encoding PadR family transcriptional regulator yields MSVRNALLGLLAQRPRHGYELHAAFEAVVGGEQNWDVKPAQIYTTLARLEEGGLVAEEGIEQGGGPEKRIYVITAEGRVALSRWFASGVELGHQRDEFFIKLLLAIATSEANPRSVIQTQRSKLYQELHNLTAQRNKTDSKRALAQVLLLDKAIMHLEADLRWLDMVEARLEDVKRQPLPEPEVKPRGRPKKSEN; encoded by the coding sequence ATGTCAGTCCGCAACGCCCTTTTAGGGCTTTTAGCACAGAGACCTCGGCACGGCTACGAGCTTCATGCGGCCTTTGAGGCGGTAGTTGGCGGCGAGCAGAACTGGGACGTGAAGCCGGCTCAAATTTACACCACTCTCGCCCGGCTTGAGGAAGGCGGCCTGGTGGCCGAAGAGGGGATAGAACAAGGCGGCGGCCCGGAGAAGCGCATCTACGTGATCACGGCTGAGGGCCGGGTGGCGCTGTCCCGGTGGTTTGCCTCCGGCGTCGAGCTTGGGCATCAGCGTGACGAGTTCTTCATCAAACTGCTCCTGGCAATTGCCACCAGCGAGGCCAACCCGCGAAGCGTCATCCAGACTCAGCGGAGCAAGCTGTATCAGGAATTGCACAACCTGACCGCTCAACGCAACAAAACCGACTCGAAGCGGGCGCTGGCGCAAGTGCTCCTGCTCGACAAAGCCATCATGCACCTCGAGGCCGACTTGCGCTGGCTGGACATGGTGGAAGCTCGCCTCGAGGACGTAAAACGCCAACCCTTGCCTGAGCCGGAAGTGAAGCCAAGAGGACGGCCAAAAAAATCAGAGAATTAG
- a CDS encoding ABC transporter ATP-binding protein: MDIIQTVDLTKTYGKGEAAVNALDRVNVNIHPGEFVAVMGPSGCGKSTLLHLIGGLDRVTSGRVLIDGDDLSKLGDSKLTELRRRKIGFVFQFFNLIPVLDATENAALPLTLDSVKPAEAKAKAADWLKKIGLGNRLGNRPDQLSGGQQQRVALARALVAEPKLVLADEPTGNLDTKASDEIAVLLRQVADDWGRTVLMVTHDPRIAAYADRIIFLKDGTVVDETRLSSNGDSAEAKLVREKVEAL; the protein is encoded by the coding sequence ATGGACATCATTCAAACAGTTGACCTGACCAAAACCTACGGCAAAGGGGAAGCCGCCGTGAACGCCCTCGACCGGGTCAACGTCAACATCCACCCCGGCGAGTTCGTGGCCGTCATGGGGCCGAGCGGTTGCGGCAAGTCCACCCTCCTGCACCTCATCGGCGGCCTCGACCGCGTTACCTCGGGCCGGGTGCTGATTGACGGCGACGACCTCTCGAAGCTCGGCGACTCGAAGCTCACCGAACTGCGCCGCCGCAAAATCGGATTCGTCTTTCAATTCTTCAATTTGATTCCGGTGCTAGACGCAACCGAGAACGCCGCTTTGCCGCTCACCCTCGACAGCGTTAAACCGGCTGAGGCCAAAGCGAAAGCCGCCGACTGGCTGAAGAAGATCGGGCTGGGCAACCGCCTCGGCAACCGTCCCGATCAACTCTCCGGCGGCCAGCAACAACGCGTCGCCCTCGCCCGCGCCCTCGTCGCCGAACCGAAGCTCGTCCTGGCCGACGAGCCGACGGGCAACCTCGACACTAAGGCCTCGGACGAGATCGCCGTTCTGCTTCGTCAGGTGGCCGACGACTGGGGCCGCACCGTGCTCATGGTCACCCACGACCCGCGCATCGCCGCCTACGCCGACCGCATCATCTTCCTCAAAGACGGCACCGTCGTGGACGAGACGCGCCTCAGCTCCAACGGCGACAGCGCCGAAGCCAAGCTGGTGCGGGAGAAAGTGGAAGCTCTATAG